The sequence CAATGGTCTCGCTGACCAACTGGAGAAACATCCCGCGACGATCTCACCCGTGAGCAGCGCCGGGAGATCGCCGAGATGTTCTCGACTCGAGCTGTTACTTTCGACGGAGAACCATCCGTTTCAGTTCTCCCAAAAGGAGAAATCAAACCGTAGGCTGCTGGCATAACGCACCATGCAGAACCATTATAGATGCCACTACACAACTAGTGAATGGGCTGGAGAGGTAGGTGGTGCTGGTGGTTCCCTCCAGCCCGATATCCAGTTCTACAACGTCAACCTTGAATGCCACGGTATTCGTTATCAAATAATAAGTCGAACTAAAAGGGGTGTTAGAAAATCGAATTGATAGCGATTTTTGCCTGCTCGGTTCCGCGATGGTCTTCCCCGCCGTGCCAGCGGAGCAGCGGGAGACCGATCGAGCCATCTTGTCCTTGACGCTCGTGCAGCCGCTTCTGCGGTGAGGCCGATAGACGACGAAACAGTACCAGCCGTCCGCTCGTCGCAGTTTCTCGTGGTACTCGCGGTAAACCTTGAAATTTCCCGGCTGGCCGTCTGAGTGCTTGAGCATCGTGCTCTTGCTCTCGACAGGCGTTCTGTTCCCGAATCTAGCATCGTGGCAGTTCGCCTGCCTTCGTCGCCGGTGTTTGAAACCTCGAGGCGGACAGGGAGAACGATAGACAAACTCGCTGATACCAGACGGTATGCAAACAGTCACTCCGCCTGACTGCAGAGAATCGAAGAATCCGTTTCGAGACGATAGGTCGCAAACTGACCGCCGGCCGGTCAGCGATTAGTCGCCGGCGCAGTACGACCGAGAGCCGCTCGAGTCCGTGGCCGGCGCGTTCTCATCCGCCGGGCGAGCGGTGATCGTCGTCCCGCACTCGGGACAGCTGTAGTGTTCGCGGCCGTCGCGTTGCTCGAGGTTCCAGTCGCCGTCGACTGCGCTCTCGTGGCCGCATTCGAAGCAAAACAGCAGGGTTTTGCTATCGGGCGGTCGGCTGGTGTCCGTCACGGTGGAGTTCATCACCGATGCTAGCTGCCCAACGATAAAAACGGTGTTGGCCCCGAGAAGGATTGCCGGCCGATTTCGACCACGTCAGCGGCTAACAGTCATGATTCTCCCTGACACTCGGTATGTGTTCTCGTCCGTCGACGCCGGGTCACACCCCCGTCGCGAGACCGTATCAATCGCCGTCACGGCTCCCGAAACGAGTCACGTTTCCGACGGCTCGCGGACGATCGCGAACCAGAACTCCTCGATCTCGTCGACGAACGAGACGAAGTCCGCCGGTTCGACCGGCTTTCGAACGTAGAAGTCCGCCTCGAGGCCGTGGGACTGGACGATCGCTTCGCCCATCTCCGAACTCGTGAGCACGGCGACGGGAATGTCAGAGAAGATCGGTTCGCCCTCCAGTTCGGCGAGGACGTCCATGCCGCTGGTACCGGGGAGTTGTGGCTCCAGCAAGATGATGTCGGGCGGAGACGCGTCGGCGTACTCGCCGCGCTGGTGGAGAAAATCGAGGGCGGCGTCGCCGTTGGAGACGGCGTGGACGGTGTTCATGAGCTTCGCGTCCCTGAAGTTCTCCGTGAACAGCCGGGTGTCACCCGGATTCGGCTCGACGAGTAAGATGTCGATTACGTCCTCGATGCTGTCGTTGCCGCTGGTCATAGAGCATAGTTCGCGCCGGACGATAAAACAACGAGGGTGCTGTCTGCGGACAGTCGTCTCGGCCACCCGTCCGTCGCGCGAACGAGTCCGCGGTGACGACCCCCCGAACGATCGTTCCTGGCACCGAAATCCGTGCAGTCACACGTTCCGACGATTTCTGACCGGCGTCTGTATCCGGCTCGGGGCAGTCTGTAGGGGAGCGAATCCGGGAGCGGACCGCTACGATCAGTACAGCGGCCTTGAGACCGGACTCGAGGCGCTGGACGCCAGTCTGCCGGCTCCAGTGCCGTCGAATCGACCGACCGCCACGAAACACCGCGCTCGTCACCGAGTGGCATAATGCGTGGGTATCATTTAGACCAGTGGCGCGCGTACGAACGCGCATGAGCACCAGCCGAACGACCGACACTCGTTCGCCGCTGCCGGACCGACTGGTCGGACTGGCCGCCGCGATCGGCACCTGGATCCTCTGGTCGGGAGTCATACTGACCGGAACCGGACTGATCATTGCCAACAACGTCGTCTTCGGGGCGGCGATCGCCTTCTTCGCCGCCTACACCGCGGGGTGGCCCGACGGCGGTCGGCTCCCGAGTATCGCCGCGCCGGCGATCGTCGTCCTCCTCGCGCTCTGGGTGGTAGCCGCCCCCTTCGTGCTCGAGGTGAGCGCCGATCGGCTCCTCTGGAGTAACGTTATCGCCGGCGTCCTCGTCGCGCTGCTGGCCGCCGGCAGCATCGTCGGCGGTCGCCGATCGACGGGGTCGGCCAGCCCCAGCACCTGACGAACCGGTGACCGCGACGGTCGTCGACCGCGTCTCTCGACGGCGGCGCCGGACCACGAATGAGAGATAGTATCGACTACAAGCGGTGCTTGGCGAACGAGAT comes from Haloterrigena salifodinae and encodes:
- a CDS encoding SPW repeat domain-containing protein; translation: MSTSRTTDTRSPLPDRLVGLAAAIGTWILWSGVILTGTGLIIANNVVFGAAIAFFAAYTAGWPDGGRLPSIAAPAIVVLLALWVVAAPFVLEVSADRLLWSNVIAGVLVALLAAGSIVGGRRSTGSASPST
- a CDS encoding response regulator, translated to MTSGNDSIEDVIDILLVEPNPGDTRLFTENFRDAKLMNTVHAVSNGDAALDFLHQRGEYADASPPDIILLEPQLPGTSGMDVLAELEGEPIFSDIPVAVLTSSEMGEAIVQSHGLEADFYVRKPVEPADFVSFVDEIEEFWFAIVREPSET